One part of the Sorangiineae bacterium MSr11954 genome encodes these proteins:
- a CDS encoding 2Fe-2S iron-sulfur cluster-binding protein: MAGRLAPLSNPIHVTFDGVEIPAAPGEPLAVSLVGAGHLALARSPKFHRPRGPSCLRGACDGCLARVDGAPNVMTCMVGACDKMEIKSQNTLGTREVDLLQMTDWFFPEGINHHELFAGVFGLDKIMMAFARRVAGLGKLPSEVAPARPARRRSADVVVVGSGPSGMLVATELAARGRTVEVLDDAVRPGGSTHAFLGIDGWRAIRERFEAACSSPKPKNGSARHETATHVRLRYATTAAGIFKDDLLVVGPEGAEIVDARAVILAPGAHDGVLAFEGNDLPGVMSARAALGFLAHGVTVGYRVAVVVTEGGGPFGEIYARAMKAMAPNDVSVTVVHGEPEAAIGVAGVKEVTLRKGESTKSLRADALLVDAPRSPAYELVAQAGADLEHRAYGFVPRTNGGHIRDRFWVIGEAAGTALEEAALREEAMNVAARI; this comes from the coding sequence ATGGCCGGTCGCCTCGCTCCTCTTTCAAATCCTATCCACGTAACCTTCGACGGGGTCGAAATTCCTGCCGCCCCCGGCGAACCTTTGGCCGTCTCGCTGGTCGGCGCCGGGCACCTGGCGCTTGCCCGAAGCCCCAAATTCCATCGACCGCGCGGTCCTTCGTGCCTGCGCGGCGCCTGTGACGGATGCCTCGCGCGCGTCGACGGCGCGCCCAATGTGATGACCTGCATGGTCGGCGCCTGCGACAAGATGGAGATTAAGTCGCAAAATACGCTGGGAACGCGGGAGGTCGATCTTTTGCAGATGACCGACTGGTTCTTCCCGGAGGGCATCAATCACCACGAGCTCTTCGCCGGGGTCTTTGGGCTCGACAAGATCATGATGGCCTTCGCCCGCCGGGTCGCCGGTCTCGGGAAGCTGCCCAGTGAGGTGGCGCCTGCCCGACCTGCACGCCGCCGCAGCGCCGATGTCGTCGTGGTGGGCTCCGGCCCCTCCGGAATGCTGGTGGCCACCGAGCTCGCGGCGCGCGGGCGGACGGTCGAGGTCCTCGATGACGCAGTGCGCCCCGGAGGATCGACCCACGCCTTTTTGGGCATCGACGGCTGGCGCGCCATTCGCGAGCGCTTCGAAGCCGCGTGCTCCTCGCCGAAGCCCAAGAACGGAAGCGCGCGGCACGAGACGGCCACGCACGTGCGGCTTCGTTACGCGACCACGGCCGCAGGCATCTTCAAAGACGATCTGTTGGTCGTCGGTCCCGAGGGCGCCGAGATCGTGGACGCGCGCGCGGTGATCCTCGCGCCGGGGGCGCACGATGGGGTGCTCGCCTTCGAGGGCAACGATCTCCCCGGCGTGATGAGCGCGCGCGCGGCGCTGGGCTTCCTCGCGCACGGGGTCACGGTGGGCTACCGGGTGGCGGTGGTGGTGACCGAGGGCGGAGGGCCCTTCGGCGAAATCTACGCGCGCGCCATGAAGGCGATGGCACCGAACGACGTGAGCGTCACCGTCGTTCACGGCGAGCCGGAGGCGGCCATCGGTGTCGCCGGCGTGAAAGAAGTCACCCTGCGCAAGGGCGAGTCGACCAAATCGCTCCGCGCCGATGCGCTGTTGGTCGATGCCCCGCGCTCACCCGCCTACGAGCTCGTCGCCCAAGCCGGCGCCGATCTCGAGCACCGCGCGTACGGCTTCGTGCCTCGCACCAACGGCGGTCACATTCGCGACCGCTTCTGGGTCATCGGCGAAGCCGCCGGCACCGCCCTGGAAGAGGCCGCGCTGCGTGAAGAGGCGATGAACGTCGCCGCGCGAATTTAG
- a CDS encoding heme exporter protein CcmB produces the protein MQGQDPIRGNRLPSLLGAAWIVAAKDLRIELRTREIVTTAGFFATLVAIMTSVAFHVGPATASRVAPGAIWLSVAFSSVLALGRTWQREREDGALIGLLVTPISRASLFLGKALGVFAFVLAVELIVVPVVALLFHIDLPDVLAPLSIVLALGTLGVAATGTLFGAMTVRTRARDLVLATVLFPLLSPTLVSGVAATRDILSGLPLSEVNDYLILLGAFDGLAVLGGVTLFGALIDE, from the coding sequence ATGCAGGGTCAAGATCCCATCCGCGGAAATCGCCTCCCCTCGCTCCTCGGCGCCGCGTGGATCGTCGCAGCCAAGGATCTCCGCATCGAGCTGCGGACGCGCGAGATCGTCACCACCGCCGGCTTTTTCGCCACCCTGGTCGCCATCATGACCAGCGTGGCCTTTCATGTGGGCCCGGCCACGGCCTCGCGCGTAGCCCCCGGCGCCATCTGGCTGTCGGTGGCCTTCTCCAGCGTGCTCGCGCTCGGCCGAACATGGCAGCGGGAGCGGGAAGACGGGGCGCTCATCGGCCTCCTGGTCACCCCCATCTCCCGAGCGTCGCTCTTCTTGGGCAAAGCGCTGGGCGTCTTTGCCTTCGTGCTGGCGGTCGAGCTCATCGTGGTTCCGGTGGTCGCGCTCCTTTTCCACATCGACCTCCCCGACGTGCTGGCCCCGCTCTCCATCGTTCTGGCCCTGGGCACCCTGGGCGTCGCCGCCACCGGCACCCTCTTCGGCGCCATGACCGTACGCACCCGCGCGCGCGACTTGGTCTTGGCCACCGTTCTCTTTCCGCTGCTCTCCCCCACCCTCGTTTCCGGTGTCGCCGCAACACGCGACATCCTGTCCGGGCTACCGCTCAGCGAGGTGAACGACTACCTCATACTACTGGGCGCGTTCGATGGCCTGGCGGTGCTGGGTGGGGTGACGTTGTTCGGGGCGTTGATCGACGAGTGA
- a CDS encoding ATP-grasp domain-containing protein — translation MGSPSRLNGVPDDPNPRPSKPRKVVRVAVVHNTDYEDASPEGDPGYAARADVKLVARIVADQLSDERHESQVVAVDGDLVLLRDRLLQLEPDCVFNLCESLAGDARLESAVPLLVETLGIPCTGSPPEALSRALYKDRVKESLQRAGVPTPSGCVLRRPDDPYDLPFPAIVKPVHEDGSVGITQRSVVTNEPELRAVVAETLAVHCQPALVEQYVEGRELNVAMLGFPTARVLPLCEIDFSELPEEAPRIVSYDAKWKAGSIEDRGTRPVHNPELPSALAARVRRVAVDAFRALGLRDYGRVDIRLAPSGVPYVIDVNPNCDLSPNAGMARAAAAVGIDYAALLKLVVRYAVRRRSASKAPLSMSRKG, via the coding sequence GTGGGAAGTCCGTCTCGACTCAATGGAGTACCCGACGATCCAAACCCCCGGCCCTCGAAGCCCCGCAAGGTGGTCCGTGTGGCGGTGGTTCACAACACCGATTACGAGGACGCCTCCCCCGAAGGCGACCCAGGATACGCGGCGCGCGCCGATGTAAAGCTCGTCGCGCGCATCGTCGCCGACCAGCTCTCCGACGAACGCCACGAGTCGCAGGTCGTGGCCGTCGATGGCGATCTGGTCCTCTTGCGCGATCGGTTGCTGCAGCTCGAGCCCGATTGCGTCTTCAACCTCTGCGAATCGCTCGCCGGCGACGCTCGCCTCGAGAGCGCGGTCCCGCTCTTGGTGGAGACGCTCGGCATCCCGTGCACGGGCTCGCCCCCCGAGGCGCTCAGTCGTGCGCTCTACAAAGATCGGGTCAAGGAGAGCTTGCAGCGCGCAGGGGTGCCGACCCCGTCCGGCTGCGTCCTGCGCCGCCCCGACGATCCCTATGATTTGCCGTTCCCGGCCATCGTCAAACCCGTGCACGAGGACGGTTCGGTCGGCATCACGCAGCGAAGCGTGGTGACGAACGAGCCCGAGCTGCGCGCGGTGGTGGCCGAGACGCTCGCCGTTCACTGCCAACCCGCGTTGGTCGAGCAGTACGTCGAAGGTCGTGAGCTCAATGTGGCGATGCTCGGCTTTCCCACCGCCCGCGTGCTTCCGCTCTGCGAGATCGATTTCTCCGAGCTCCCCGAGGAGGCGCCGCGCATCGTCTCCTACGACGCCAAGTGGAAGGCGGGCTCGATCGAGGATCGCGGGACGCGGCCGGTGCACAACCCGGAGCTTCCATCGGCGCTCGCCGCGCGCGTTCGTCGGGTGGCGGTGGATGCCTTCCGTGCGCTCGGTCTACGCGACTACGGCCGGGTCGACATTCGGCTCGCGCCCAGCGGCGTGCCGTACGTGATCGACGTGAACCCCAACTGCGATCTCTCGCCGAACGCAGGTATGGCGCGGGCGGCGGCGGCGGTCGGAATCGACTACGCCGCGCTGCTCAAGCTGGTGGTGCGGTACGCGGTGCGGCGCCGCAGCGCGAGCAAAGCGCCCCTTTCCATGTCGCGCAAAGGATGA
- a CDS encoding GNAT family N-acetyltransferase, with product MILPLDAAHRADLLALLRATSEFSAEEVQVALELMDASLGGDGDYRVRVDVDAAEAAHRLRGYICYGPTPMTEGTYDLYWLAVDPALKGRGVGRALVAFMEAELEREGARLVRVETERSAAYHATCAFYDALAYERAATLRDFYAKGRDLVIYTRRLPR from the coding sequence ATGATCCTTCCGCTCGACGCCGCGCACCGCGCCGACCTTTTGGCGCTGCTCCGTGCCACCTCGGAGTTCTCGGCCGAGGAGGTGCAGGTGGCGCTCGAGCTCATGGACGCGAGCCTCGGCGGCGACGGCGACTACCGCGTGCGGGTGGACGTCGATGCCGCCGAGGCCGCGCACCGGCTCCGCGGGTACATCTGCTACGGGCCTACGCCGATGACCGAAGGCACATACGATCTCTATTGGCTCGCCGTCGATCCGGCCCTCAAAGGCCGCGGCGTGGGGCGCGCCCTCGTGGCCTTCATGGAGGCGGAGCTCGAGCGCGAGGGCGCGCGCTTGGTCCGCGTGGAGACGGAGCGCTCGGCCGCTTACCACGCGACGTGCGCGTTCTACGATGCGCTGGCGTACGAGCGCGCGGCGACCCTTCGCGACTTCTACGCGAAGGGTCGCGACTTGGTGATCTACACGCGGCGCTTGCCCCGCTAG